In Halichondria panicea chromosome 9, odHalPani1.1, whole genome shotgun sequence, a genomic segment contains:
- the LOC135340736 gene encoding uncharacterized protein LOC135340736, which yields MLKAVRSILGRPPVESPPRWGQFSAVDGRHYMWRGAGPGLGSNIIAVYDPSTELWSLLPTTGPLPPGEAGGCSVCVGRCLYTFGGHDGSSYVNDMSKLDLDTLHWTKVQTSGSQPMKKAYCGLVRVNERTLCCFGGLGIEGTTQPGSTFTKTGLSGGGGRTNEFHFFDTQNGVWSSPELRGERPPPCSDFTFTMVDQHRAVLFGGSQSGRDGRLNEVYLFNFRTMEVTKVKPVQGEPWPVGREVHAACCLNYGQDHPQLLVYGGMGNGNKTLGDMWILDVDTVQWAEVTPPESMTPRYLHSITATSLGPGLTEVLVFGGCRKWLGDTIAETTILRFELIGPSASVAGPLAGKWALVDVVHNDTRGSAQRLREKRIRQATARASSVSETSDHSSQDRVRALEQQLRAAEQREHDTQRHHQLQLQEKDRELATQARELTEANCRHGDAEERAQLAEQREQATQLLLQVKDRELAEANRREADLSARITALERELEGKTKELAAHNTEVWRIPANRVITMRTIGTGGWGEVLEGTVTVAVKRLFAAIVNPRNLERLQREMRLLAEVRHPNLVQFIGAVFDQSPPLIITELLDMNLRQAYERNQLDPGNRLSIFMDIALALNYLHQRYDPIIHRDVSAPNVLLQRMPNHQWKGKVSDLGSANFLQHAHTMGEGAIIYSPPEVIPQAFDPLTPPLRQSVKIDVYSYGIVLCEVTASRFPSAEHYRDMILQVQRQRPAVYELILHCTKREPSHRPSMAQVMVELNKIAPF from the exons ATGTTGAAAGCTGTTCGCTCCATTCTTGGTCGTCCACCAGTTGAATCACCACCTCGTTGGGGTCAATTTTCTGCAGTTGACGGACGCCATTACATGTGGAGGGGGGCTGGTCCAGGACTGGGGTCtaacatcattgctgtgtatgatccaagcactgagctgtggagcctcttgcccaccactggacctctaCCCCCTGGAGAGGCGGGTGgttgctctgtttgtgtaggtcgtTGCCTGTACACCTTTGGTGGTCATGATGGGTCTTCTTACGTCAATGACATGAGCAAGCTTgatctggacactctccaTTGGACCAAAGTTCAAACCTCTGGTAGTCAGCCTATGAAAAAGGCTTACTGTGGACTTGTCCGTGTGAATGAGAGAACTCTGTGCTGCTTTGGAGGACTCGGTATTGAGGGCACCACCCAACCAGGATCAACATTCACCAAGACTGGACTGTCTGGTGGAGGGGGAAGGACAAACGAGTTTCATTTCTTTGACACACAAAATG gtgtctggtcgtcccctgagctcagaggagagagacctcctccCTGTAGTGACTTCACCTTCACCATGGTGGACCAGCACAGGGCAGTCCTCTTTGGAGGGAGCCAATCTGGTCGTGATGGTAGGCTCAATGAAGTCTACCTGTTTAATTTTAGGACCATG gaggtcactaaggtgaagccagtacagggagagCCATGGCCAGTGGGGAGGGAAGTCcatgctgcctgttgtctcaactatggtcaggaccaccctcaactactggTGTACGGAGGAATGGGTAATGGCAACAAGACACTGGGGGACATGTGGATACTGGATGTAGACACTGTCCAGTGGGCAGAG gtgacacctcctgagtcaatgacaccacgttacctccactccatcactgccaccagtctGGGACCAGGACTCACTGAGGTCCTCGTGTTTGGAGGCTGTCGGAAGTGGCTGGGAGATACCATTGCTGAGACCACCATACTGAGATTTG AGTTGATTGGACCCTCAGCGTCTGTTGCTGGACCCTTGGCTGGGAAGTGGGCTCTCGTGGATGTGGTCCACAACGACACtagaggctccgcccagcgatTGCGTGAGAAGAGGATCAGACAAGCAACTGCTCgtgcctcatcagtcagtgagaccagcgaccactcctctcaagaccgggtgagggctctggaacaacagctacgagcagcagagcagagagagcacGACACTCAACGTCACCACCAACTACAGTTGCAAGAGAAAGATCGAGAATTAGCTACACAAGCTAGAGAATTGACCGAGGCCAATTGTCGTCATGGAGATGCGGAGGAAAGAGCACAGCTGGCAGAGCAAAGAGAGCAAGCTACACAATTACTTTTACAAGTGAAAGATCGAGAATTGGCTGAGGCCAACAGAAGAGAAGCTGACCTGTCTGCTCGAATCACAGCTCTAGAGAGGGAGTTAGAAGGCAAGACGAAAGAGTTggcagcacacaacacagaggtgtgGAGGATTCCGGCCAACAGAGTGATCACGATGAGAACGATTGGCACTGGAGGATGGGGGGAGGtgctggagggaacagtgacGGTGGCCGTCAAGCGACTCTTTGCTGCCATTGTCAACCCACGCAATCTAGAGAGACTCCAGAGAGAAATGAGGCTCTTGGCTGAAGTACGACACCCCAACCTGGTGCAGTTCATTGGGGCAGTGTTTGACcagtcccctcctctcatcatCACCGAGCTTCTGGACATGAATCTCCGACAAGCGTACGAGAGGAATCAACTGGACCCAGGAAATCGGCTCTCGATCTTCATGGACATTGCCCTCGCTCTGAACTACCTGCACCAGCGCTACGATCCCATCATCCAccgtgatgtgagtgctcccaaCGTCCTCCTCCAGCGAATGCCCAACCACCAGTGGAAGGGGAAGGTCTCTGACCTGGGCTCAGCCAACTTCCTTCAGCATGCTCATACGATGGGAGAGGGGGCCATAATCTACTCCCCTCCTGAAGTCATCCCTCAAGCCTTTGATCCTCTCACTCCACCTCTGAGACAGTCTGTCAAGatcgatgtgtacagctacggcATTGTCCTCTGTGAGGTGACCGCTAGTCGATTCCCAAGTGCTGAACATTATCGAGACATGATTCTCCAAGTACAGAGGCAGCGTCCTGCAGTGTACGAGCTGATACTCCACTGCACTAAGAGAGAGCCCAGCCATCGACCCAGCATGGCACAGGTGATGGTGGAACTGAACAAAATAGCACCCTTTTAA
- the LOC135340759 gene encoding AN1-type zinc finger protein 1-like — protein sequence MEVDVGEHCFFPQCNRLDFLPFVCDLCHQTFCKYHRVPSSHNCEHIDTNIISTLPEKQEFLFHCSLPSCKKRHVTSVLCESCEQSYCIQHRHQEDHSCPALIVAEQYSTTTVRGRPLGQPAKATGTSGVKGGSSSKHMSGKVALMKLKMRAVGLDSIPQVERVYFEVELPRTSGLPNTSMFVSKEWCVGRTVDYIAQRFKLKNDNHKAHAQKLCLYCEGAVLGMSDKLQDLIHTVITMGTTLTLEYECK from the exons ATGGAAGTTGATGTTGGGGAACACTGTTTTTTCCCTCAATGCAACAGATTAG ATTTCCTTCCATTTGTGTGTGACCTCTGTCATCAAACATTTTG TAAATATCATCgagtcccctcctctcacaactGTGAGCACATCGACACAAATATTATATCCACATTGCCTGAGAAACAAGAG TTTCTCTTCCACTGTTCCCTCCCCTCGTGCAAGAAGCGTCATGTGACTAGTGTGCTgtgtgagtcttgtgagcagTCGTATTGCATCCAGCACAGACACCAGGAGGACCACAGCTGCCCTGCACTGATAGTAGCCGAGCAATACTCTACTACGACTGTGAGGGGGAGGCCACTGGGACAACCTGCCAAAGCAACTGGAACAA GTGGGGTGAAAGGTGGCAGTTCATCCAAACACATGAGTGGAAAAGTTGCTTTGATGAAGTTAAAAATGAGAGCAGTTGGTCTGGACTCCATACCACAG GTGGAAAGAGTGTATTTTGAAGTGGAGCTGCCAAGGACTAGTGGACTCCCTAACACCTCCATGTTTGTCTCCAAG GAGTGGTGTGTTGGACGGACGGTCGATTATATTGCTCAGAGATTCAAACTAAAGAACGACAATCACAAAGCACATGCTCAA AAGCTGTGTCTGTATTGTGAGGGTGCAGTACTGGGCATGTCTGATAAGCTACAGGACCTTATACACACTGTCATCACCATGGGAACTACACTTACACTAGAATATGAATGCAAATGA
- the LOC135340771 gene encoding uncharacterized protein LOC135340771 isoform X3 — MHDMCTDCGGSGIKVTHRPLGPGMMQQIQSVCTDCGGSGDYIRDKGKCKKCKGKRLVEINHKQENTAGDDHSDKQLDHIDYRRVDCDLFVEKSISLREALCGFTCTLYPLDGRNMGVSRSPGAVLSPGE, encoded by the exons ATGCATGACATGTGcacagactgtggggggtctggtaTCAAGGTGACCCACCGCCCACTCGGCCCCGGCATGATGCAGCAGATACAGAGCGTGTGcacagactgtggggggtctggtgATTACATAAGAGACAAGGGCAAGTGCAAGAAATGCAAAGGAAAGCGTCTCGTGGaaatcaaccacaaacaagAG AACACTGCTGGTGACGACCATAGTGACAAG CAGCTGGATCACATCGACTACAGGAGAGTCGACTGTGACCTGTTTGTGGAGAAGAGCATCAGTTTAAGAGAGGCCTTGTGTGgcttcacttgcactctgTACCCCTTGGACGGGAGGAAcatgggtgtgtccaggtcaCCAGGAGCAGTGTTGTCACCAGGTGAGTAG
- the LOC135340771 gene encoding uncharacterized protein LOC135340771 isoform X1, with protein sequence MHDMCTDCGGSGIKVTHRPLGPGMMQQIQSVCTDCGGSGDYIRDKGKCKKCKGKRLVEINHKQENTAGDDHSDKQLDHIDYRRVDCDLFVEKSISLREALCGFTCTLYPLDGRNMGVSRSPGAVLSPGSGG encoded by the exons ATGCATGACATGTGcacagactgtggggggtctggtaTCAAGGTGACCCACCGCCCACTCGGCCCCGGCATGATGCAGCAGATACAGAGCGTGTGcacagactgtggggggtctggtgATTACATAAGAGACAAGGGCAAGTGCAAGAAATGCAAAGGAAAGCGTCTCGTGGaaatcaaccacaaacaagAG AACACTGCTGGTGACGACCATAGTGACAAG CAGCTGGATCACATCGACTACAGGAGAGTCGACTGTGACCTGTTTGTGGAGAAGAGCATCAGTTTAAGAGAGGCCTTGTGTGgcttcacttgcactctgTACCCCTTGGACGGGAGGAAcatgggtgtgtccaggtcaCCAGGAGCAGTGTTGTCACCAG ggTCTGGAGGGTGA
- the LOC135340771 gene encoding uncharacterized protein LOC135340771 isoform X2 — protein MHDMCTDCGGSGIKVTHRPLGPGMMQQIQSVCTDCGGSGDYIRDKGKCKKCKGKRLVEINHKQENTAGDDHSDKLDHIDYRRVDCDLFVEKSISLREALCGFTCTLYPLDGRNMGVSRSPGAVLSPGSGG, from the exons ATGCATGACATGTGcacagactgtggggggtctggtaTCAAGGTGACCCACCGCCCACTCGGCCCCGGCATGATGCAGCAGATACAGAGCGTGTGcacagactgtggggggtctggtgATTACATAAGAGACAAGGGCAAGTGCAAGAAATGCAAAGGAAAGCGTCTCGTGGaaatcaaccacaaacaagAG AACACTGCTGGTGACGACCATAGTGACAAG CTGGATCACATCGACTACAGGAGAGTCGACTGTGACCTGTTTGTGGAGAAGAGCATCAGTTTAAGAGAGGCCTTGTGTGgcttcacttgcactctgTACCCCTTGGACGGGAGGAAcatgggtgtgtccaggtcaCCAGGAGCAGTGTTGTCACCAG ggTCTGGAGGGTGA
- the LOC135340735 gene encoding uncharacterized protein LOC135340735 isoform X1: MSSVYQCLDSQCVYVYCSLSLLLQTMLKAVRSFLGRLPPVEPSPRYCHFSAVDGHHYMWRGLGPGLGSNIIAVYDPSTELWSLLPTTGPLPPGEHGGCSVCVGRCLYTFGGWDGSSYSNDMSKLDLDTLQWTNVQTSGSQPMKKAYCGLVRVNERTLCCFGGVSMEGTTQPGSTFTKTGHPDGRGKTNEFHFFDTQNGAWSSPELRGERPPPCSGFTFTMVDQHRAVLFGGFQFGYVRVNEVYLFDFRTMEVTKVKPVQGEPWPVEREGHAACCLNYGQDHPQLLVYGGDNDKTLGDMWILDVDTVQWAEVTPPESMTPRCYHSITATSLGPGLTEVLVFGGQRKWGGDAIAETTILRFELTGPSASVAGPSAGKWALVDVAHNDTRGSAQRLSEKRIRQATARASSVSETSDHSSQDRVRALEQQLRAAEQREHDTQRHHQLQLQEKDRELATQARELTEANHRHGDAEERAQLAEQREQATQLLLQVKDRELAEANRREADLSARITALERELEGKTKELAAHNTEVWRIPANRVITMRTIGTGGWGEVLEGTVTVAVKRLFAAIVNPRNLERLQREMRLLAEVRHPNLVQFIGAVFDQSPPLIITELLDMNLRQAYEENQLDPGNRLSIFMDIALALNYLHQRYDPIIHRDVSAPNVLLQRMPNHQWKGKVSDLGSANFLQHAHTMGEGAIIYSPPEVIPQAFDPLTPPLRQSVKIDVYSYGIVLCEVTASRFPSAEHYRDIILQVQREQPVMCELILHCTKREPSHRPSMAQVMVELNKIAPF; the protein is encoded by the exons ATGTCATCTGTATATCAGTGTCTAGATAgccaatgtgtgtatgtatattgcTCACTGTCCTTACTCCTGCAGACAATGTTGAAAGCTGTTCGCTCCTTTCTTGGTCGTCTACCACCAGTTGAACCATCACCTCGTTATTGTCATTTCTCTGCAGTTGATGGACACCATTACATGTGGAGGGGGCTTGGTCCAGGACTGGGGTCtaacatcattgctgtgtatgatccaagcactgagctgtggagcctcttgcccaccactggacctctaccccctggagagcatggtggttgctctgtttgtgtaggtcgtTGCCTGTACACCTTTGGTGGTTGGGATGGGTCTTCTTACTCTAATGACATGAGCAAGCTTgatctggacactctccagtggACCAACGTTCAAACCTCTGGTAGTCAGCCTATGAAAAAGGCTTACTGTGGACTTGTCCGTGTGAATGAGAGAACTCTGTGCTGCTTTGGAGGCGTCAGTATGGAGGGCACCACACAACCAGGATCAACATTCACCAAGACTGGACACCCTGATGGAAGGGGAAAGACAAACGAGTTTCATTTCTTTGACACACAAAATG GTGCCTGGTCGTCCCCtgagctcagaggagagagacctcctccCTGTAGTGGCTTCACCTTCACTATGGTGGACCAGCACAGGGCAGTCCTCTTTGGAGGGTTTCAATTTGGCTATGTTAGGGTCAATGAAGTCTACCTGTTTGACTTCAGGACCATG gaggtcactaaggtgaagccagtacagggagagCCATGGCCAGTGGAGAGGGAAGGCcatgctgcctgttgtctcaactatggccaggaccaccctcaactactggTGTACGGAGGGGATAATGATAAGACACTGGGGGACATGTGGATACTGGATGTAGACACTGTCCAGTGGGCAGAG gtgacacctcctgagtcaatgacaccacgttgctaccactccatcactgccaccagtctGGGACCAGGACTCACTGAGGTCCTCGTGTTTGGAGGCCAGCGGAAGTGGGGGGGAGATGCCATTGCTGAGACCACCATACTGAGATTTG AGTTGACTGGACCCTCAGCGTCTGTTGCTGGACCCTCGGCTGGGAAGTGGGCTCTCGTGGATGTGGCCCACAACGACACTAGAGGCTCTGCCCAGCGACTGAGTGAGAAGAGGATCAGACAAGCAACTGCTCgtgcctcatcagtcagtgagaccagcgaccactcctctcaagaccgggtgagggctctggaacaacagttacgagcagcagagcagagagagcacGACACTCAACGTCACCACCAACTACAGTTGCAAGAGAAAGATCGAGAATTAGCTACACAAGCTAGAGAATTGACCGAGGCCAACCATCGTCACGGAGATGCGGAGGAAAGAGCACAGCTGGCAGAGCAAAGAGAGCAAGCTACACAATTACTTTTACAAGTGAAAGATCGAGAATTGGCTGAGGCCAACAGAAGAGAAGCTGACCTGTCTGCTCGAATCACAGCTCTAGAGAGGGAGTTAGAAGGCAAGACGAAAGAGTTggcagcacacaacacagaggtgtgGAGGATTCCGGCCAACAGAGTGATCACGATGAGAACGATTGGCACTGGAGGATGGGGGGAGGtgctggagggaacagtgacGGTGGCCGTCAAGCGACTCTTTGCTGCCATTGTCAACCCACGCAATCTGGAGAGACTCCAGAGAGAAATGAGGCTCTTGGCTGAAGTACGACACCCCAACCTGGTGCAGTTCATTGGGGCAGTGTTTGACcagtcccctcctctcatcatCACCGAGCTTCTGGACATGAATCTCCGACAAGCGTACGAAGAGAATCAACTGGACCCAGGAAACCGCCTCTCGATCTTCATGGACATTGCCCTCGCTCTGAACTACCTGCACCAGCGCTACGATCCCATCATCCAccgtgatgtgagtgctcccaaCGTCCTCCTCCAGCGAATGCCCAACCACCAGTGGAAGGGGAAGGTCTCTGACCTGGGCTCAGCCAACTTCCTGCAGCATGCTCATACAATGGGAGAGGGGGCCATAATCTACTCCCCTCCTGAAGTCATCCCTCAAGCCTTTGATCCTCTCACTCCACCTCTGAGACAGTCTGTCAAGatcgatgtgtacagctacggtATTGTCCTCTGTGAGGTGACCGCTAGTCGATTCCCAAGTGCTGAACATTATCGAGACATAATTCTCCAAGTACAGAGAGAGCAACCTGTTATGTGTGAGCTGATACTCCACTGCACTAAGAGAGAGCCCAGCCATCGACCCAGCATGGCACAGGTGATGGTGGAACTGAACAAAATAGCACCCTTTTAA
- the LOC135340735 gene encoding uncharacterized protein LOC135340735 isoform X2 yields MLKAVRSFLGRLPPVEPSPRYCHFSAVDGHHYMWRGLGPGLGSNIIAVYDPSTELWSLLPTTGPLPPGEHGGCSVCVGRCLYTFGGWDGSSYSNDMSKLDLDTLQWTNVQTSGSQPMKKAYCGLVRVNERTLCCFGGVSMEGTTQPGSTFTKTGHPDGRGKTNEFHFFDTQNGAWSSPELRGERPPPCSGFTFTMVDQHRAVLFGGFQFGYVRVNEVYLFDFRTMEVTKVKPVQGEPWPVEREGHAACCLNYGQDHPQLLVYGGDNDKTLGDMWILDVDTVQWAEVTPPESMTPRCYHSITATSLGPGLTEVLVFGGQRKWGGDAIAETTILRFELTGPSASVAGPSAGKWALVDVAHNDTRGSAQRLSEKRIRQATARASSVSETSDHSSQDRVRALEQQLRAAEQREHDTQRHHQLQLQEKDRELATQARELTEANHRHGDAEERAQLAEQREQATQLLLQVKDRELAEANRREADLSARITALERELEGKTKELAAHNTEVWRIPANRVITMRTIGTGGWGEVLEGTVTVAVKRLFAAIVNPRNLERLQREMRLLAEVRHPNLVQFIGAVFDQSPPLIITELLDMNLRQAYEENQLDPGNRLSIFMDIALALNYLHQRYDPIIHRDVSAPNVLLQRMPNHQWKGKVSDLGSANFLQHAHTMGEGAIIYSPPEVIPQAFDPLTPPLRQSVKIDVYSYGIVLCEVTASRFPSAEHYRDIILQVQREQPVMCELILHCTKREPSHRPSMAQVMVELNKIAPF; encoded by the exons ATGTTGAAAGCTGTTCGCTCCTTTCTTGGTCGTCTACCACCAGTTGAACCATCACCTCGTTATTGTCATTTCTCTGCAGTTGATGGACACCATTACATGTGGAGGGGGCTTGGTCCAGGACTGGGGTCtaacatcattgctgtgtatgatccaagcactgagctgtggagcctcttgcccaccactggacctctaccccctggagagcatggtggttgctctgtttgtgtaggtcgtTGCCTGTACACCTTTGGTGGTTGGGATGGGTCTTCTTACTCTAATGACATGAGCAAGCTTgatctggacactctccagtggACCAACGTTCAAACCTCTGGTAGTCAGCCTATGAAAAAGGCTTACTGTGGACTTGTCCGTGTGAATGAGAGAACTCTGTGCTGCTTTGGAGGCGTCAGTATGGAGGGCACCACACAACCAGGATCAACATTCACCAAGACTGGACACCCTGATGGAAGGGGAAAGACAAACGAGTTTCATTTCTTTGACACACAAAATG GTGCCTGGTCGTCCCCtgagctcagaggagagagacctcctccCTGTAGTGGCTTCACCTTCACTATGGTGGACCAGCACAGGGCAGTCCTCTTTGGAGGGTTTCAATTTGGCTATGTTAGGGTCAATGAAGTCTACCTGTTTGACTTCAGGACCATG gaggtcactaaggtgaagccagtacagggagagCCATGGCCAGTGGAGAGGGAAGGCcatgctgcctgttgtctcaactatggccaggaccaccctcaactactggTGTACGGAGGGGATAATGATAAGACACTGGGGGACATGTGGATACTGGATGTAGACACTGTCCAGTGGGCAGAG gtgacacctcctgagtcaatgacaccacgttgctaccactccatcactgccaccagtctGGGACCAGGACTCACTGAGGTCCTCGTGTTTGGAGGCCAGCGGAAGTGGGGGGGAGATGCCATTGCTGAGACCACCATACTGAGATTTG AGTTGACTGGACCCTCAGCGTCTGTTGCTGGACCCTCGGCTGGGAAGTGGGCTCTCGTGGATGTGGCCCACAACGACACTAGAGGCTCTGCCCAGCGACTGAGTGAGAAGAGGATCAGACAAGCAACTGCTCgtgcctcatcagtcagtgagaccagcgaccactcctctcaagaccgggtgagggctctggaacaacagttacgagcagcagagcagagagagcacGACACTCAACGTCACCACCAACTACAGTTGCAAGAGAAAGATCGAGAATTAGCTACACAAGCTAGAGAATTGACCGAGGCCAACCATCGTCACGGAGATGCGGAGGAAAGAGCACAGCTGGCAGAGCAAAGAGAGCAAGCTACACAATTACTTTTACAAGTGAAAGATCGAGAATTGGCTGAGGCCAACAGAAGAGAAGCTGACCTGTCTGCTCGAATCACAGCTCTAGAGAGGGAGTTAGAAGGCAAGACGAAAGAGTTggcagcacacaacacagaggtgtgGAGGATTCCGGCCAACAGAGTGATCACGATGAGAACGATTGGCACTGGAGGATGGGGGGAGGtgctggagggaacagtgacGGTGGCCGTCAAGCGACTCTTTGCTGCCATTGTCAACCCACGCAATCTGGAGAGACTCCAGAGAGAAATGAGGCTCTTGGCTGAAGTACGACACCCCAACCTGGTGCAGTTCATTGGGGCAGTGTTTGACcagtcccctcctctcatcatCACCGAGCTTCTGGACATGAATCTCCGACAAGCGTACGAAGAGAATCAACTGGACCCAGGAAACCGCCTCTCGATCTTCATGGACATTGCCCTCGCTCTGAACTACCTGCACCAGCGCTACGATCCCATCATCCAccgtgatgtgagtgctcccaaCGTCCTCCTCCAGCGAATGCCCAACCACCAGTGGAAGGGGAAGGTCTCTGACCTGGGCTCAGCCAACTTCCTGCAGCATGCTCATACAATGGGAGAGGGGGCCATAATCTACTCCCCTCCTGAAGTCATCCCTCAAGCCTTTGATCCTCTCACTCCACCTCTGAGACAGTCTGTCAAGatcgatgtgtacagctacggtATTGTCCTCTGTGAGGTGACCGCTAGTCGATTCCCAAGTGCTGAACATTATCGAGACATAATTCTCCAAGTACAGAGAGAGCAACCTGTTATGTGTGAGCTGATACTCCACTGCACTAAGAGAGAGCCCAGCCATCGACCCAGCATGGCACAGGTGATGGTGGAACTGAACAAAATAGCACCCTTTTAA
- the LOC135340760 gene encoding AN1-type zinc finger protein 1-like, which translates to MEVDVGEHCFFPQCNRLDFLPFVCDLCHQTFCKYHRVPSSHNCEHIDTNIISTLPEKQEFLFHCSLPSCKKRHVTSVLCESCEQSYCIQHRHQEDHSCPALIVAEQHSTRTVRGRPLGQPAKATGTSGVKGGSSSKHTSGKVALMKLKMRAVGLDSIPQVERVYFEVELPRTSGLPNTSMFVSKEWCVGRTVDYIAQRFKLKNDNHKAHAQKLCLYCEGAVLGMSDKLQDLIHTVITMGTTLTLEYEC; encoded by the exons ATGGAAGTTGATGTTGGGGAACACTGTTTTTTCCCTCAATGCAACAGATTAG ATTTCCTTCCATTTGTGTGCGACCTCTGTCATCAAACATTTTG TAAATATCATCgagtcccctcctctcacaactGTGAGCACATCGACACAAATATTATATCCACATTGCCTGAGAAACAAGAG TTTCTCTTCCACTGTTCCCTCCCCTCGTGCAAGAAGCGTCATGTGACTAGTGTGCTgtgtgagtcttgtgagcagTCGTATTGCATCCAGCACAGACACCAGGAGGACCACAGCTGCCCTGCACTGATAGTAGCCGAGCAACACTCTACTAGGACCGTGAGGGGGAGGCCACTGGGACAACCTGCCAAAGCAACTGGAACAA GTGGGGTGAAAGGTGGCAGTTCATCCAAACACACGAGTGGAAAAGTTGCTTTGATGAAGTTAAAAATGAGAGCAGTTGGTCTGGACTCCATACCACAG GTGGAAAGAGTGTATTTTGAAGTGGAGCTGCCAAGGACTAGTGGACTCCCTAACACCTCCATGTTTGTCTCCAAG GAGTGGTGTGTTGGACGGACGGTCGATTATATTGCTCAGAGATTCAAACTAAAGAACGACAATCACAAAGCACATGCTCAA AAGCTGTGTCTGTATTGTGAGGGTGCAGTACTGGGCATGTCTGATAAGCTACAGGACCTTATACACACTGTCATCACCATGGGAACTACACTTACACTAGAATATGAATGCTAA
- the LOC135340758 gene encoding uncharacterized protein LOC135340758: protein MKLSEILQAFHGLEACDRVDLICRMLRHCLAFESRFLGTVLLDASKEHYKSQVNKIEIHANRVSYYKPFQESGLSHQVCLKLCSSLSVVHSDNRPVAEVVFQLLNDKKVLTFFEDCNELKVLKDFRLLYVMAVNHPALSFNQRQLLMYTYLQRMDLLFIEKSKYSFSGSFSGSVEKSLTGDPESSRYPPEMQFSSPAPDAYITRCDVHSVYRRSGDKRYVYMVQVEWSDGATYTVRRTYGVLLIPDKITGLVP, encoded by the exons ATGAAGCTATCAGAGATATTGCAAGCGTTTCATGGCCTCGAGGCGTGTGATCGTGTGGACCTCATCTGTCGAATGCTACGTCACTGTCTGGCATTTGAATCTCGATTCCTCGGTACCGTATTATTAGACGCCTCTAAAGAGCATTACAAATCGCAAGTGAATAAAATTGAGATACATGCCAACAGAGTGAGCTACTACAAGCCCTTCCAAGAGTCAGGCCTCTCTCACCAAGTATGTCTCAAACTGTGCAGTTCTCTGTCTGTTGTGCATTCGGATAATCGACCTGTGGCTGAGGTCGTATTCCAACTACTCAACGATAAGAAAGTGCTGACGTTTTTTGAGGATTGCAATGAGCTCAAA GTGCTGAAGGATTTCCGACTCCTCTACGTGATGGCTGTGAATCACCCTGCTCTCTCATTCAACCAGCGTCAGCTActcatgtacacatacctgcAACGAATGGACCTGCTCTTTATAGAGAAGTCAAAGTACTCCTTCTCTGGAAGCTTCTCAGGATCTGTGGAG AAATCTTTGACTGGTGATCCAGAAAGCTCGAGATATCCACCGGAGATGCAGTTCAGCTCTCCTGCTCCTGATG CCTACATCACTCGGTGTGACGTGCACAGTGTGTATCGAAGGTCAGGGGACAAACGCTACGTGTACATGGTCCAGGTGGAGTGGTCGGATGGAGCTACCTACACTGTGAGGAGGACCTATGGAGTTCTTCTCATTCCAGACAAAA TTACTGGACTTGTTCCCTGA